A window of Bacteroidales bacterium contains these coding sequences:
- a CDS encoding sigma-70 family RNA polymerase sigma factor, whose product MFIRFMRKQDKPDFHELPDHELILKYRVNADPEIIALLFQRYAHLVYGVCLKYLNDKDGAKDAVMEIFEGLMEDILRHEIRNFKSWLHSVTRNHCLMMLRKAKPVRMEMAEEKNDGVFMEIPGELHQEVELEEYTLKELESAMVTLKEPQRRCIELVYLMDKSYMEVCDITGYSINEVKSHVQNGKRNLKIRLESRNVGKI is encoded by the coding sequence ATGTTTATCAGGTTTATGCGAAAACAGGATAAACCGGACTTTCATGAACTCCCGGATCATGAGCTGATTCTGAAATATCGTGTAAACGCTGATCCTGAGATAATCGCCTTGCTTTTCCAGCGCTATGCCCATCTGGTTTACGGTGTCTGTCTGAAATATCTGAATGATAAGGATGGTGCAAAAGATGCAGTGATGGAGATCTTTGAAGGATTAATGGAAGATATTCTCCGGCATGAGATACGAAATTTTAAAAGCTGGTTGCATTCGGTTACCCGGAATCATTGCCTTATGATGTTAAGAAAGGCCAAACCTGTGAGGATGGAAATGGCGGAAGAAAAAAATGATGGGGTATTTATGGAAATTCCGGGGGAATTGCATCAAGAAGTAGAATTGGAAGAATATACACTGAAGGAGCTGGAATCGGCAATGGTAACTTTGAAAGAACCACAACGGCGATGCATTGAATTAGTATATTTAATGGATAAATCATACATGGAAGTATGCGATATCACCGGATACTCCATAAACGAAGTAAAGAGCCACGTCCAGAATGGAAAACGAAACCTGAAGATCAGACTAGAATCACGAAATGTCGGAAAAATATAA
- a CDS encoding TonB family protein, translated as MKPIVSIVTLLFLLTSVLYISGQILSSPEDKTLSPYFYIQSDDPETDRLPLKSTSAKVNIAGVIADVTITQKYTNEGKKPIEAIYVFPASTQAAVYSMVMTIGERVIVARIQEREKARQEYEQAKNNGQSASLLEQERPNVFTMNVANIMPGDQVRVELKYTEALVPVDRIYQFVYPTVVGPRYSGSANEIASAGEGWNANPYTTEGIAPLYEVDIKVNLTGGMALKDIKCPSHQTEINYSGLSRASVNLSPLEKFGGNRDFILKYRLAGQKIETGVLLFQGDKENFFLAMVQPPDRVSPEMIPPREYIFIMDVSGSMNGYPIDISKKLLTDLISGLKPTDRFNVILFAGGSEIMAEKSLPAVKENLASAIRFIEKENGGGGTELLPAMKKALSLPGTEGYSRTFIIATDGYVTVEKEVFDLVRRSLGEANFFAFGIGTGVNRYLIEGLAHAGQGEPFVVTKEEEAGKSAAKFRKYISNPVLTDIKISFNDFDAYDLAQESYPDVFSERPVIIFGKYKGIPKGKIVVTGKGGREDVETRIDLASIRPDDANSGLRYLWAREKIMMLDDLANSGYEGQDVEDQVIALGLEYNLLTRHTSFIAIDSEIRNTEGNNITIRQPLPLPQGVSNYAVGRCVGGVSAVMNNKASAESNISYEMVVEDNNAADEKFVIVENPPEFKGGEKGLDDFIKMHLKYPEVSAKNYISGRVIVEFTVDTDGTVKDIRILYSLDNATDQEVVRVVKLMSGMWKPAERDGKPVAARVVISNFVFKP; from the coding sequence ATGAAACCGATCGTATCAATCGTTACACTATTATTTCTCTTGACGTCAGTACTATATATTTCCGGTCAGATCCTCTCGTCTCCGGAAGACAAAACCCTTTCCCCATATTTCTATATTCAATCTGATGATCCTGAGACTGACCGTCTTCCGCTTAAGTCTACCAGCGCCAAAGTCAATATTGCCGGTGTTATTGCCGATGTAACTATTACACAGAAATACACCAATGAAGGTAAAAAACCTATTGAAGCCATTTATGTTTTTCCGGCCTCCACCCAGGCTGCTGTCTATTCCATGGTTATGACCATCGGTGAAAGGGTGATCGTCGCACGGATCCAGGAAAGGGAAAAAGCCAGGCAGGAATATGAACAGGCTAAGAACAACGGGCAAAGCGCTTCGCTGCTGGAACAGGAGCGCCCCAATGTATTTACGATGAATGTTGCCAATATCATGCCCGGCGACCAGGTCCGCGTTGAATTGAAATATACTGAAGCCCTGGTCCCGGTCGACAGGATTTATCAATTTGTGTACCCGACCGTGGTTGGACCACGTTACAGCGGTAGTGCGAATGAAATTGCCTCTGCCGGAGAAGGCTGGAATGCTAATCCTTATACCACAGAAGGAATAGCACCGCTTTATGAAGTTGATATTAAAGTTAATCTCACAGGCGGGATGGCGCTTAAAGACATTAAATGCCCTTCGCATCAAACTGAAATCAATTACAGCGGATTGTCGAGAGCTTCAGTCAATCTTTCACCTTTGGAAAAATTTGGCGGAAACCGCGATTTCATCTTGAAATATCGTTTAGCCGGTCAGAAGATTGAGACAGGGGTTCTTCTGTTCCAGGGGGACAAGGAGAATTTCTTCCTGGCCATGGTGCAGCCGCCAGACCGCGTGTCGCCCGAGATGATCCCGCCGCGGGAGTATATCTTTATCATGGATGTTTCCGGCTCTATGAATGGTTACCCGATCGATATCTCTAAAAAGCTGCTGACTGACCTGATCAGCGGGCTAAAGCCAACTGACCGGTTCAACGTGATCCTGTTTGCCGGGGGATCTGAAATAATGGCTGAAAAATCATTACCGGCTGTAAAAGAAAATCTTGCGTCAGCCATCAGGTTCATCGAAAAAGAGAATGGCGGCGGAGGCACTGAACTTTTACCGGCTATGAAGAAAGCACTCAGTCTTCCAGGAACTGAAGGATATTCCCGGACTTTTATCATCGCTACAGATGGATATGTCACAGTTGAGAAAGAAGTATTTGACCTGGTCCGCAGGAGCCTCGGTGAAGCCAATTTCTTCGCATTCGGAATCGGAACCGGGGTGAACAGGTATCTTATTGAAGGCCTGGCTCATGCCGGGCAAGGCGAACCTTTCGTAGTTACCAAAGAGGAAGAAGCAGGTAAGTCGGCAGCTAAATTCCGGAAATACATATCAAATCCGGTATTAACTGATATCAAAATATCCTTTAACGATTTTGATGCTTATGACCTCGCCCAGGAATCATACCCGGATGTGTTTTCGGAAAGGCCGGTCATAATTTTCGGAAAATATAAGGGAATCCCAAAAGGAAAAATCGTTGTAACCGGAAAAGGAGGCCGTGAAGATGTGGAAACGCGCATTGATCTGGCTTCTATCCGGCCCGACGATGCTAATTCAGGCTTAAGGTACCTTTGGGCCAGGGAAAAGATCATGATGCTGGACGATCTTGCAAATTCCGGCTATGAGGGTCAAGACGTTGAAGACCAAGTTATAGCTCTCGGCCTGGAATACAACCTTCTCACGAGGCACACTTCCTTCATTGCAATAGATTCGGAAATAAGGAACACTGAAGGAAACAACATCACGATCAGGCAGCCCTTGCCGTTGCCACAGGGAGTCAGTAATTATGCTGTCGGAAGATGTGTCGGTGGCGTATCTGCAGTAATGAACAATAAAGCCAGCGCTGAAAGTAATATCAGTTATGAAATGGTTGTAGAGGATAACAATGCTGCTGATGAAAAATTTGTAATAGTCGAAAACCCGCCCGAATTTAAAGGTGGAGAAAAGGGGCTGGATGATTTTATTAAAATGCATCTTAAATATCCCGAAGTGTCTGCAAAAAATTATATCTCAGGCAGAGTAATCGTAGAATTCACTGTGGATACAGATGGTACAGTAAAGGATATCCGGATCCTTTATTCCCTTGACAATGCTACTGACCAGGAGGTGGTCCGTGTTGTGAAGCTGATGAGTGGAATGTGGAAACCTGCTGAACGTGATGGAAAACCGGTGGCTGCAAGAGTGGTTATAAGCAACTTTGTGTTCAAGCCTTAA
- a CDS encoding energy transducer TonB: MESKKSNRANLEIKKGIFLRIGFIVALAVSLLAFEWQTNEKSVSLNFGSKWEEIDELLPVNTQQRKLPPPPPDPKPIYTINIIDKPVAITDDLPSFDAGADGNSVIPEILRLPEEPSDPKEDTIFCVVEKMPEFPGGLPAMYEFLRNNMVYPKIAREANIQGIVHLSFVVEKDGSLSDILIVRSPDQLLSDEAYRVVSAMPDWSPGFQRNKPVRVSFSLPIRFTLQ; encoded by the coding sequence ATGGAAAGCAAAAAATCAAACCGGGCGAACCTGGAAATTAAAAAGGGGATTTTTCTCCGTATCGGGTTCATCGTTGCGCTGGCTGTCAGCCTGCTTGCTTTTGAATGGCAGACAAATGAAAAAAGCGTTTCATTAAACTTTGGTTCAAAATGGGAAGAGATTGATGAGCTTCTGCCGGTCAATACGCAGCAGCGGAAACTGCCTCCTCCCCCACCCGATCCAAAGCCAATTTACACCATCAACATTATAGATAAACCCGTTGCAATCACTGACGACTTGCCGTCCTTTGATGCGGGCGCTGATGGCAACTCTGTCATCCCCGAAATATTAAGGCTTCCGGAAGAGCCTTCAGATCCTAAGGAAGATACCATCTTCTGCGTAGTGGAAAAAATGCCTGAATTTCCAGGTGGTCTTCCGGCAATGTACGAGTTTCTCAGAAATAACATGGTATATCCCAAAATAGCCAGGGAGGCCAACATTCAGGGCATAGTACATTTAAGTTTTGTGGTTGAAAAAGACGGCAGCCTCTCTGATATCCTAATTGTTAGGTCTCCAGATCAGTTGCTTTCTGATGAAGCCTACAGGGTCGTTTCTGCAATGCCTGATTGGAGTCCTGGATTCCAAAGGAATAAACCGGTCAGGGTGAGTTTTAGCCTGCCAATCAGATTTACTTTACAATAA
- a CDS encoding TonB family protein, translated as MSEKYNISSLFDVSGNLTLNAMERYLRNELSPAERILVEKHLAKSDFDCEALEGMQNYGSSDLRQEVEDLQADLLFVAGKRAKTGNSRISRMKYWYAAAGLAGLIGLSVLMFFMFRGPIEKSQLAVMQPDTIIDEIVPITEQAVKNPVQISEDIQKNMPQNEINSPIKPVQEQSSGSIEVAAVSLPPVINQEVIAFNQPVEVAEEIVEVVNDDLIIEEYIVGGVVITNDKDYTEEKLDRSEKKGSTQNIVQSKSAIAEDNSEMSDLESDAQIFMVVESMPEFPGGDSALYRFLTENIHYPDSTKKAGIQGRVFMTFAVNKDGSISDVQVLRGIGGGCDEEALRVVKSMPNWIPGKQRGKPVRVQYNLPIKFSLK; from the coding sequence ATGTCGGAAAAATATAATATATCATCCCTGTTTGATGTGTCGGGCAACCTGACCCTCAACGCGATGGAGCGTTACCTTCGAAATGAACTCAGTCCTGCAGAACGGATTCTGGTAGAAAAGCATCTTGCCAAATCTGATTTCGACTGTGAAGCGCTTGAAGGAATGCAAAATTATGGTTCAAGTGATCTCAGACAGGAAGTTGAGGATTTGCAGGCAGATTTGCTCTTTGTTGCAGGGAAAAGGGCGAAGACCGGCAATTCGCGGATTTCACGTATGAAATATTGGTATGCTGCAGCCGGTCTGGCAGGTCTTATCGGCTTGTCGGTGCTGATGTTCTTCATGTTCCGCGGTCCGATCGAAAAATCTCAATTGGCAGTAATGCAGCCTGATACTATTATTGATGAAATTGTTCCAATTACAGAGCAAGCAGTAAAGAATCCGGTCCAAATATCGGAAGATATTCAGAAAAATATGCCTCAAAATGAAATCAATTCCCCGATAAAACCTGTCCAGGAACAGTCATCCGGATCTATTGAAGTTGCCGCAGTATCTTTGCCGCCAGTGATTAATCAGGAAGTTATTGCATTTAACCAGCCCGTTGAAGTAGCCGAAGAGATAGTTGAGGTAGTAAATGATGATTTGATAATTGAAGAATATATTGTTGGCGGGGTGGTTATCACTAATGATAAAGATTACACTGAGGAAAAGCTTGACAGAAGCGAAAAGAAAGGTTCCACTCAAAATATTGTACAGTCAAAAAGTGCAATTGCTGAAGATAATAGTGAAATGTCTGATCTTGAATCTGATGCTCAGATATTCATGGTTGTCGAGTCTATGCCTGAATTTCCGGGTGGAGATTCCGCTTTGTACCGGTTTTTAACTGAAAATATTCATTATCCCGATTCAACAAAAAAGGCGGGCATCCAGGGAAGAGTTTTTATGACATTTGCGGTCAATAAAGATGGTTCTATTTCAGATGTACAGGTACTTAGAGGCATTGGCGGCGGCTGCGATGAAGAAGCATTAAGAGTGGTAAAATCAATGCCAAACTGGATACCCGGCAAGCAAAGGGGTAAACCGGTCCGGGTGCAATATAACCTGCCAATAAAATTCAGCTTGAAGTAA
- a CDS encoding type II toxin-antitoxin system HicB family antitoxin: MKLKVIIHEAEEGGYWAEVPSLPGCASQGESMVDLINNLYDAVEGCLSVDMKNIQLENKDTVMELAV; this comes from the coding sequence ATGAAATTAAAAGTAATTATTCACGAAGCTGAAGAAGGTGGATATTGGGCTGAAGTCCCTTCCCTTCCGGGTTGTGCTTCACAAGGCGAGTCGATGGTAGACCTGATAAATAACCTTTATGATGCTGTTGAAGGCTGTTTATCTGTCGACATGAAGAATATTCAACTTGAGAACAAGGATACCGTGATGGAATTGGCAGTTTGA